GATACCATTTTTGAAAAGAACACAAGGGAATCTCTCTCAAGTATTCTCAATGGGTGCTGCTGCAGCTTTAAAGATTCTTAAAAAGTCTATAAAAATTTTATCCTTTCCGAGAGTTACTCTAAAGACTCATTCCACAACATCAGCTTGCCTAATATTACACGAGTAATTTTGTATAAACAACTCTTTGTTGTCCTGAAATGATTTTACTGAGTTTTGTGGTAAACAACGAAACCAAGTTGGCACATCGTCTTCCAGACTTCTTGCGAAGAATCGTACTAGGATAAGATTGTTATCGAGATACAATGTCATTTGTTGTTTATAGTGGAACATAAGTTCATTTGAATCTGCATCTCCCTTGAACAGTGGGCCATCTTTGAAGGTATATACGGGGTCCGCTCTGGGCTTGTTGATTAATAACTTGAGCATGTTTTCTTGTTCTTTGAACATTCTTTCCATTCTTGAGTCAATTAACTCTAGGATGTCACTTCGAGAAACAATATGGATCTGCTCAAAGTTATGCACCCCCGGCGTAGATGGGATTTGGCTAGGCATCGAGTTGTAGTTTCTGAACTGTTGTCTCAGCTTCCCATGGTAGCTAATCAGTTGTCCTGTATCATACGGTTGAGATATATTCTCAATTGACGAATATTGAGTTGTTGGTATGGTTGGAGTTTTTATTGTCGGTGTTGGTAGGGTCATATGATTGACTCTCGAAGTCAAGGTTGAGATTAACTTTAACAAATTTTGGAACATATTATGTGGTATTTGTTCGAATGATATAATTGAGATTTGGGAGATCGAGGTAGACTCATTTTCTCTTGTGGAGTGACAGTTGTACCCACCAAAAAAACAATAATTGGCTGGCCATTTGGGCCTAAAACAATGTATGGTGTGGATGGTTCGTCACCACTTGGAGTTGCTCTCACAGGTCGAATTCGAGCTGGCGAGTTAACACGACCTGGAGGAGAGTTTTGCATGAATGGAGTTACTACCTCTTGGGAAATAGGTATAGTTGATCGACATGGTGACGTTACTCCGAGTCGAGGTGTTAAGACTCTTCTTAGCGGTAGcgatttcattttcttcactgagTACTCTAATCATGCGATTTTATTGGATCTTTCAGATCTCAAATCGCCGTTTTCCACCCAAAATAAAAAGATTATTTAAAATAAGTTGTTTCTCAACATTGTATCATGCATTTAACATGCCTTTTAGTTCATGACTCATCCTATCTAGACATATTTTTACGAGTGTAACTCGAAATACACAAAAATTGTTAGATCCACGAGATAAACTGCATTTTCAGCATAATAATAATAAGTCGCCATGAAGATAACAAAGAGGAAGCACTGACGGAAATATGTGTGCGATAAATGACGCACGCGTTTAGATGAAATTTAAATTATTTCAAATTTTATACATTTGTCGAGTTGGAAGAAAGCGTAGCTAGGATAGCTGATTGCGGGATGTTAAGGTGATCAACTGTACAAGTGCAAATACTTTAATTATAGTATAaggacaattataatgcgaaaataattGTACAAgtgcattttcttcttcttcttttttaattgaGTATATTTTATATTCCGAGGTCATTGTTGTGGGTTTCGTAAGACTATCCTGCTCTCTCCTGACCAGTTTGCCATATTTGTTGTACACATCTTCTAGAGAAGTCAACTCTGAGCCAGTGAAAGAGTCTCTGATCTTACCTTAGAGCATACCATTTTTGAAAAGAACACAAGGGAATCTCTCTCAAGTATTATCAATGGGTGTTGCTGCAGCTTTAAAGATTCTTAAAAAGTCTGTAAAACTTTCATCCTCTTGAAGAGTTACTCTAAAGACTCATTCCACAACATCAGCTTGCCTAATATTACACGAGTAATTTTGTATAAACAACTCTTTGATGTCCTGAAATGATTTTACTGGGTTTTGTGGTAAACAACGAAACCAAGTTGGCACATCGTCTTCTTCTTGCGAAGAATCGTACTAGGATATAATTGTACAAGTGcattttcttgttcttcttttttaattgAGTATATTTTATATTTCGAGGTCATTGTTGTGGGTTTCATAAGACTATCCCGCTCTCTGCGGAAATTTGCCATCTTTGTTGGACACATCTTCTAGAGAAGTCAAGGTTAAGATTAACTTTAACAAATTTTGGAACATATCATGTGGTATTTGTTGAGGAACCCGATCACGCAAGGGGTGCAATAACGTAGAAGAGAAGCGACTTATGATGAAGGAAAACAACATGCGATTGAGGACGCACCCCGAAACCAGCCGACCCTACAAGATATGCAAAAATATTTGGAAGGTCATGTTCAACGTCTGCAAGAACTGAGGAAacttacaaagaaaacaaaagaggcATAAAGAAGGACGATCGGAGAAGCGTCGAGGAAGATCGGAAACGACGAAAGCGCGTCACAAGGAATGTCGTAGGATACAGTTCCAAAGTACTTAGATGCGAACTATCGCGTGGTAAAGCACGACATCTGCGACTGAATGAACACGTCGTACTCGATCGAAATGTACGATTATGAGTATCCAGAAGGCTATACTTCACATAAATTCAAAACATATCATGGACGAGGAAATATGCAAGAATGCCTTAGCCGATTTCTATCGACCATCAATGCTCACGTTGCGGATGGGAATTTGTGCCTAAAGAGTTTCCAAAATCATCGTCGAGCGCGGATTTTACCTGGTATGACAATTTAAAACCCGAAAGCATAAAATATTGGCCAAGAAGAAGGTCACAACAATAGACCTGGGCAGATGCAATCGGCAGATATGACATGAGATTGGGAAGTTTATCACACGATTTCAGAATTTCGCCCCCGATCGCCATGAAGATAACAAAGAGGAAGCACTGGCAGAAATATGTGTGCGATAAATGACGCACGCGTTTAGATGAAATTTAAATTATTTCAAATTTTATACATTTGTCGAGTTGGAAGAAAGCGTAGCTAGAATAGCTGATTGAGGGATGTTAAGGTGATCAATTGTACAAGTGCaaatactttaattataatataaagacaattataatgcggaaataaaataaagcgcacaccagaattttgttaacgaggaaaacaacaatcttgtagaaaaatgtCGGAAcccagtccagttttgaatactcaatgaattaagacgctacaaaaattaAGCATGCAATTTCATGTAGACGAGACCAAGAaatctaaaatcctagttactcagcttcagcagtattcttgttttgataacaCTAGTAGAACCGAAGTTTTCAATAGATGTTAGAATACTAGATATCCTAGCGGAACAAATGTTATCTTGAGGACTAGATATATTAAATCTATCTAATAGATCCTGTTAATGGTTCACAATAGCTTATGCTTTTAATCTTTCAACTGGTACGAcaagattcctttggatcgtattccagacAGTTAAAGGATCAAAACTATTCGGTAATCAAACTCAATTTCCAATCACAGTACTTAAATATATGATAAAAGCTAAATTTAGGATTTTCTGTTTAATATCTGTTACCAAATCTgactaccgaaataatcaatcttgattacaaggtttatgataaaatcacaaacaacttgtagATCTTAAAAGACTTATGTTTATCGAAATAGACTGCTTTCCAATCAAATTACAGAAAGtcacaccaagatcaaaacaaaaaacaaagtcttcaaatcttcaaagtctccAGTCTTCGATTTAAAGTAACAACCCGCAAAACAACTTGATTCCtctattgatttgtcgcacaaaacagagtctgttaacaatgacaaATCAATAGATATATCTTACAGATCTAGAATCACTTAGATCTGTAGTAGTTAAATCTTCAAAATCTTGGGTGGCCTTATATCATAAGAATGACCACTGAATAAACAAGTACTTGTCTAGAAGATAACCGAATCGTTAGTTCTTAATCAAATAATAGTcatagaaaactaaaataacaataagattatagtttcccaccaacggtactcatagacgcttattgatcccaaagaagtctttaaatgagcagacataagagatttcgcctaattaagttacTCCCCTCTCCATAATAAATGGGTAATAGACAAAGGACTCACTAATATTCACTTGGAGGATAGCCAGATGGCGGTTAATGCCATAAATGGGAAGGAAAATGCAGTTAACTAGACTAACTTAAATATCATCCGTGGTTGTCGTTATTTCTTAAATAATTTTTAATCCTGAGAATGTAGTTATGTGCATAGAGATGCAAACAATGTTGCAGACTCTTTAGCAAAACATGTTTTATCAATTTCAGTTTTAGAAAAGTGGGAAGTTGATAATCATGTTTGGTTGAATGCAATTACTGTTGCGGGTATAATCCTTATGTAACAACGTCTTTATAAATAAAATTCCATTTTCGTATTCAAAAAAGAGGAAGGTTCCCCTCACACTTCTATGCTTACACTATCTCACATGTTGAACATCATTTTTTGTCAATACAAATCAAATCGTAACGGATTTGAAGTTATTCCGGCTCTATGTTCCTCTTCCAAAGCTCTATGTTCCTACCAAAAATAAGCATATTCAAAAACATATAACACCATCATCCACTATTTTGAAAATGAGTCGTTAAAAATAACAGAGTTTTAACCATCGAAATTAAGACCGGTGGATTAAGAGGTTTAATATTTCAGAACGTATTCATTTTTGGCAGGAACGTAAAGTGCTGTAAGAGGAATACATTGTCGACATAGTAGCTTCAAATCCGTGACCTTTTGGTTTTTATCCATAAAAATGACGTCCAATGTGTAAGATAGTGTGAGAATAGAAGTATAAAGGGATCCCTgctctttaaaaaaataaaaaagatcaaAACTAACTACTCCCTCAGTTTCTAAAAAACATGCTTGTTTGGTTTtcataaaaattaagaaaatgaatCATTGTAGctattttttcatgttttttcctgATCTATCCTTTGGTCCCCGCTCATTTGATATTAGAGAAAAGGGGGAAAGAAGTGGTCCCCTTTTTGTGTTAAGAGAGAAAatggagagagagaaatagtcTCCTCTATGGATATACTAGTAAAATATAACATTTGACTTTTCATATATGGAAACAAGTCTATTTTTTGATATATCTGAATAAGGAAGTAAATCTATTTTTTGATATATCCAAATAAGAAAATAAGCCTATTTTTTGAAAACGAAGGGAGCAGTATATTTGGATGGTATGTTGTATTAAACCATATTTTATATTTGCTCTAGTTCGCATTTATCAGCTTGGGAGAGAAACAGACTGGGTTTGCTCTTGTTCCACCAAAAGTCTAGTTGCGTACACTACTTGGCAAGTAATTCGATCTCTAGAGATCGTGATGGAATATTTCAGCATTTTTTTAGAAGTATTTTTGCAGCAAAAACTAACAAATCGTACTTTTATCAAATTATTAAAGTTGTCAAATGGGCTGGTTTTGGAATACGTGAACAGGTtcatgtatttatacactaaagccacaaaaaaaatacattttaaaATAAATAGAGAGGACATATTAACTCTGGCCATGAGAAGCAAATCTTTTGGGAATCAACTAAAGTATTTCTTCCTCCTAATCTTACACCCAAAAACAAatcataaacaaataaaatactACTGATTAAACAACTCAATAAATACATTATCCAAAattgaattaaataaaaatttggAAATCACCAACACAGTACCTGTTCAAGATCTGGTAAGTTGCACATGATTTCATACCCAATGGAAAGGGAAAGCAAACAGATCCGACGTCACAGTATCTTTTAAGAAGATTTCGTGGGTCCCACCCGGCCTTTCGCTTTCGTACCAAAAACATTTCCTTCCTCCTAGTTTCTTGTTTGCCCCCAAGGCCAAAGAGAGGGCAACCTATCTATTCGAATGAGATGCATATGCAAATGTCTGTCTAATGTTAttcacattttccctttaggtttTTATTACTGGAAAGGGAAAGAGCAGATCATCTCTATGCATTCCCATGTGATATCTTGAATCAAAACTCTAGGCATATTATCCATTTCAGCTTGTCTACTCAttgaatatgttttttttttgtttgaatctAAGAGTTAACTTAACTGTTGTTCCGAATAAAATTAATCCACACAACATAATTTGTTCACGCAGTTGAATTTGGTGCAGTAGAATTACATTTTACTATTTTTGTTTCTGAAACAAATACTGTCACCTTTTTTATTTTAGCTTAATTTTCATGTTAcctacaacttttcaagtttcaATTCCACACTCCGGAAATGCAGCCAATATCCCATGACTATAACAGGGAAACTCAAGATATTCCTTGGACCATAAGGTCTGTCGTCCTCTCAATTCACAACAAGCTAAGAGATCTTGCAAACATTGAATTTGTGGTTAAtcgggaaaaagaaaaaaagaaaaatgttatTGCTCATGGCTTATGCCGATTTGCATGTAAATAGTTAGTGCGACCGTATTGTTATTGCTCATGATTTGTATTGTAAATAACTTCTTTTTCACCATGCACTAGTTTAAATAAAATACGCGTCTcttcaaaaataaattataattctcataattatttaatatttaatGCCGAACAGTTCTCTAAAAAACGGTACGTATATAATAAGTAGATCAAATTAAACCTGATAAAGCCAAAAAGGTGTTTGGACTTCTAAAATTTTAAAAAGGAAAACACAAAGTAAAAAATGAGTAAAGCTTATATAACCTGGCTAATTTGAGGCTTACCGCTAAAAGTTAAAATAAAACGTATTGAAGCAAATTAAAACCCTCGTGTCCAGCTATTTTTGTTGATGGCTAATTCGTCCCCGATTAATTAATGTTATGAGTGTATATATTACAGTTGTTTAATCTAATTAATTGTTAAATTAACTAATGTCAATTGGTTGCCAAACCATGAATTTTTTAACATAATGTTTTATGTCAACAACATCAAACTAGAATCAGAGGATACGATGGCACACGTATGCCGGTTCTAGTTTGATGTTTCAATTTGCGAAGAACATAGATAGGACGATTTCAACAATCGCCAGGGACAAGAATATTCGAATAAACCGATTGTGCCATATTTTCatcaagaaaaagaaatcttGTGGCTTTTTTCTTTCCCACGGTCGGCAAATATGAAAATTCATAACTGCCGATTGTTGAGTATTCTCGAAGAATATCAAATGCTAACGAATCCGTACATACAAAGGTTTAAATCAGCTGGATTAAGATAACGGTTCTTCATTTttgaaaccaaaaccaaaatcagcGTATACTGTGTAGAGGTCTAAATTGTTCGATTATAGGCTAAATAACCTACCAAAAAATTGGACATTTCCTTTAATCATAGTTGGTTTATATAAATGCCCGTATTGTTAGCTGATTCTGGGTCGAATTCTTCAGCcacgaagaacatcaagaacAATCAACCAACATATAGTTGAGTATTAGCTGATTCTTCAGAATCGGTTAATGTGGACACCTATATTAGTCGATTCTGGATtaatctagaaaacaaaatttCGGAGAATTTTTGATTTTGAGTATATGAATTAATCAAAAACTTAATTAAGAAGAATATGTAGATAAAAAAATATCTAAGAAACTGCAATTCAACATATCTGATTTAAGgatatattttttggaaataagatAGATTACTCGAAAGAGACTCTGTTAATCATAAGATTCAGAGTCATTAGAAATAAACTCATGTATAGTAGTTCTTCCGATGACTAAATTTGTCGGGTTAACTTCAACTGTAGTTGACACACCGTTCAAATTAAGACTACATACATCTGTGGTAGGAACTAAAAATAAAGGTGCATAATTTCTCCAAAAAACTGTCGTAGCTtcctttcttcatttttttttgccaATAATCTGCGATGTTGTTTACCTTTCTGCCTGCATATTGAAAACCCCAAAAAAGACCAATTGTCATGCTAATCTCTTTACTTTCTCTAAGATTGCTACATTTATCCATTAGATAGACGATTCTCTTCCTTGTAGATACTTAATCGTTGCTTGGTTGTCTCCTTCAATAACCATAGGTTGTAAGTTGTTAGTGATGGCCCACTGTGTTGCCCATTGTGTAGCATATAGCAGAGCCAGAGCTTGTGCTTTTTCAGCTGTGGAGGTCCTGAAACTTCCCATTGTTGCTTCTTGGAAGGTACTTGTCCAATTGCGAAGGATGAAACTAAAATCAACATCATCTTTTTTAGAAAACCAAGAAGCATCACAATTTAGCTTATATGTGTTTCTTAAAGGAAAAAAGCCCAACAAATATGTAACAGAGATTTCCTGATATTTTGCTTTTGTGATATGTTTAATTTATCTGGGTGCCAATAAGATAACTGTCTTGAGATATTCAAAGCTAATTGTTCCGGTGTTCTAGACTTATTTTCAAAGATCCTACAACACctttctttccaaataaaccaacacTTGGTTGCAGCCATGGCCATGAAAATTGAATTCGGATCTCCTGTTATCCACTCATTTTACTTATTTAtaacaaaaatatttacaaagtTTGGGCTAGAATTTACTCTATGTAAAGCCATTAAAGCTAGGTTTTAGATTGTCTTAGCATAATCACATTCAAAGAATATGTGATATGTAGATTTTACAGCATGCTGGCCGAAGATACAATTAGTTTCCACACCTAAAATCTGATTTAAAGATAACTTAATACTTTTCACCATTTTTAAACACCCTTTGTCCCTCTTATTCAAGCGGGTGAAAAAAGTGCTACGTCTCAAATTAGCCGGATTATATAAGTCAAAAGGTATAACTTTAAAAAAGTAAAGTGATTTTATTTCTTACTTATGAGAAGTAAATTTACTTTGGTGAAAAGGCAAAAATATTTCTACTTTTACTTCTAGTTATCAAACACCCTCTAAATACTGTGTACGTTCAAAAATTCTCACATCATTAAAAACCAAGAGCATGAGCTGCTAAAAAGGAAGTTTTGTATGAGAGAGGGTCCATTGCTTGTTCCTTAATTCTAAAAATCAACCCCCAAAACCAAGAAAATTTTAGAAGATTTTGGATGAAATCTGGTCGGATCTTGCTTTCTTTGCTTTGAGATTTTGTTGTAGACTTACAACGTGTATTTCTACAATACTATTTCTTTTCCCTTCATCATTTTCCCACCTCCCTCCTTATTCTATTTCTTCCTTCCTCTTAACAACAATAACAACCAACCACCGTTTCCAACACCTCTATCTCTCTTTCATCATTTCTTCATTCAATGGGTATGTCCGCAGAAGCCCAATTTCATGTTTTAGCAGTAGATGATAGTATAATTGATAGAAAACTAATCGAAAGACTCCTCAAAACCTCATCTTATCAAGgtaatttcattcattcattcatcaaaTTTCAAATTATGTTCATCAAGTTCGATTGGGTTAATCTGTAATCTTGTTTtccttaatatttttttcttatcatATCTGCAGTTACCACTGTTGACTCGGGAAGTAAAGCTCTTCAATTTTTAGGATTACTAGAAGATGAACAAAGAAACCTTAGCCCACCTTCTGTTTCCTCAGATTTCCATCAGGTTTGTTTTTTTTAACATGTCTGAATTTCATTTTTATTgcatttttgtttcttcttttaatTTCTGAATTTCTAATTTTGTTTACAGGAAATAGAAGTGAATCTTATAATAACAGATTACTGTATGCCCGGAATGACAGGTTATGATTTGCTAAAAAAAATCAAGGTACATCTTCATTTTACATCCTTTGTCCCTTCTTCTCGTTTTTGTTTATATTCTTTTCCTTTTGGACACAGAATCTTTTTGTCGCCGATACTCATTAGATTTTGTAATGATTTCAGGAATCTTCATCTTTCAAAGACATTCCTGTTGTAATCATGTCATCTGAAAATGTACCTTCAAGAATTAGCAGGTAAAATTCGGCAGGAACCACCATTGCTGAATTATGATTACTATTCATTTTGGTTTTCATACTTGACGAAAAATAAAGAGACCCAGATTTTCATTGTACTTTGTTTTTAATTTTACAGATGTTTAGAAGAAGGTGCAGAAGAATTCTTTCTAAAACCAGTAAAATTATCTGATGTGAAAAAGCTTAAACCTGTATGGAAAGGGAAATCTAAAGATCAACAATTACAAACAAATCTACCACTACCGCCCCCACCTGAAGAACAAAAACTACAAGGAAAAGATGTTCAAGTAGTTGATGACACAATTCTCATATTAGAGCCACAGCAACAATGTCTGACAGAGGTACTATCAGAAAAGGAACAAGTATCATCAATAGAAATAGAGCAAGTTAACAATAATAACAAGAGGAAAACAATGGAAGAAGAGGTTTCACCTGAAAGAACTAGACCAAGATACACTACTGGTTTAACAATGGTGTGATTAATAGACTGTTAATccccattttttaatttttgttcttttgttaagaaaacaaaatattctgTTCATGTTGATAGAAGAGGTTGAACAGATATGTAGAGAGAGAGATATGTGATCAAAAAAAGATGATCCTTTTTATCCGTGGGATACCCTGTATACATTTACATCAAATTATTCATTCCAATTTTGCTGTGCTAAAAAAAGAAAAGTCGAAACGTTAATCCCCTGGCCTGAGCTTCATAGAATTGTCAATTATgtcttttatcttcttcttcagaaaACCAGAGTCAAACCTACAAAATGGTTTCTTTTGCCATGCCCAAACATGATGATTGGTAATTTCCATGATTGACAAACATTTTTTAGGAGTTAAGTAAAGTACTCTACCAGGTCCGTATCTTTTGCAACTTGGTGAAAGATAATGGTAATTATGCTGTGATCGATGGTGGTTTCGCCGCTGAATTTTTTAAGAATGACCCCTTTTGGAGTCCTAAATGGCTCATTGATTCTCCTCAATTGTTAGAATAGTGCATTTTGATTACCTTGAAGCTGGTTCAGATATTATGTTTGCAGCATCTTATCGGGCTACAGTCGAAGGcttcagcaaagaagaaagaGAGTGTCCAAACTAAGGTTGGTCAGGTTTGGAAGCTACTCTTTTACTCGTTCTCTAATCAATTAGGAGGAAGGACCATCTCTAGGAAGCCTAAATAGCTGATGCATCCAGTCCCAACTTGGATTAGCAAATTTACACTACCACGTTTAAGTGATTAAATATTCTCCAAATTGGCAGATTGCATTGGCAGAACCAGCATCGAGAACATTCTGACACAGTTTACTATCGTCTTGCTGAAGCTGTAATTTTTCTGTTCCTTCCGTTGCTACAAATTTACAATACCTCGTTTTAGGCTAATTTACATATTCACAGATCACACTGATGACAGCAAAAGACCAAACCCATTGGTAAACAATCATTCGGATGCACGGAGTTTTGATAATTTAATTCTACCCGCGTGGGTCGCTCATTATACCCGTCATGTAACAAATATATTGTTCCGTGTAATGCCTCTCGTAACCATTATTCATTACAAGTTTTGGCTCACCAGTCACATACTCGCATATCATAATGCAGGATATTCTTCCTCGTGGTAAACTTCGCATTGCTCATTACATGTACTCAGACATGTAACAGATGAGATTGTCTGGGTATTGCTGGTTACCAGATTTGACTTGCTACACTTACCTCGACAGGATCCCAGATATTG
This portion of the Papaver somniferum cultivar HN1 chromosome 11, ASM357369v1, whole genome shotgun sequence genome encodes:
- the LOC113322778 gene encoding two-component response regulator ORR9-like, with protein sequence MGMSAEAQFHVLAVDDSIIDRKLIERLLKTSSYQVTTVDSGSKALQFLGLLEDEQRNLSPPSVSSDFHQEIEVNLIITDYCMPGMTGYDLLKKIKESSSFKDIPVVIMSSENVPSRISRCLEEGAEEFFLKPVKLSDVKKLKPVWKGKSKDQQLQTNLPLPPPPEEQKLQGKDVQVVDDTILILEPQQQCLTEVLSEKEQVSSIEIEQVNNNNKRKTMEEEVSPERTRPRYTTGLTMV